One Sporomusaceae bacterium ACPt DNA window includes the following coding sequences:
- the metG gene encoding Methionine--tRNA ligase, translating into MPKKTFYITTPIYYPSDRLHIGHAYCTTIADAIARYKRLAGFDVFFLTGSDEHGQKIQRKAEENNTTPQAYVDKIVASFKHLWEKLNISNDDFIRTTERRHHELVQAVFQKIFDQGDIYKAEYEGWYCTPCETFWLERQLNDGKCPDCGRPVEIVKEESYFFRMSKYQDRLLKYIEENPEFIQPTSRRNEMINFIKGGLEDLCVSRTTFDWGIPVPFDTKHVVYVWFDALTNYITAAGYLNDREKFSKYWPADIHLVGKEIVRFHSIIWPIILMALGVELPKMVYGHGWLVVEGDKMSKSKGNVIDPIALIDEFGSDAIRYFLLREIALGLDGNFSRDALISRINADLANDLGNLLHRSLNMIGRFNGGVIEAPGETEAIDQELHDLARTTVAQYEKHMEHQDINTALKEVWALIGRTNKYIDETAPWALAKDPAKKDRLNTVLYNLAEVLRIAAILISPFMPVTAPKIWAQLGIKTDFASVTLGEAQAWGRLPAGTIVAQPEPLFPRIEDKPAAEAETKPVQTVATAAPKAETTDQPSCLPEITIDEFAKLDLRVAKVLAAEKVKKADKLLLLTVDLGTEQRTIISGIAKHYEPEQLVGQNVVMVVNLKPAKIRGIESRGMVLAASCDDKLQLVTADMPPGSKVK; encoded by the coding sequence ATGCCGAAAAAAACCTTTTACATTACTACGCCTATTTATTATCCCAGCGACCGGCTTCATATCGGGCATGCCTACTGCACCACTATTGCTGATGCTATAGCCCGTTACAAGCGGCTGGCCGGGTTTGATGTGTTTTTCTTGACCGGCTCAGACGAACACGGCCAGAAAATTCAGCGCAAAGCTGAAGAGAATAATACCACGCCGCAGGCTTATGTGGATAAAATTGTGGCGTCGTTCAAGCATTTGTGGGAAAAACTTAATATTTCCAATGATGATTTTATCCGCACCACTGAACGCCGTCACCATGAACTTGTGCAAGCGGTATTTCAAAAAATATTCGACCAGGGAGACATCTATAAAGCCGAGTATGAAGGCTGGTATTGCACACCGTGTGAAACCTTCTGGCTGGAACGCCAGTTAAATGACGGCAAATGTCCGGATTGCGGCCGGCCGGTTGAGATTGTTAAAGAAGAAAGCTATTTTTTCCGTATGTCCAAATACCAGGACAGACTGTTAAAATACATTGAGGAAAATCCTGAATTTATCCAGCCGACATCCCGCCGCAACGAAATGATTAATTTTATCAAAGGCGGTCTGGAAGACCTGTGCGTATCGCGGACTACTTTTGACTGGGGCATCCCGGTACCGTTTGATACCAAACATGTGGTATATGTATGGTTCGACGCTCTGACCAATTATATAACGGCTGCCGGTTACTTAAACGACCGCGAGAAGTTTTCCAAGTACTGGCCGGCAGATATACATTTGGTCGGTAAAGAAATTGTCAGGTTCCATAGTATCATCTGGCCGATTATTCTTATGGCTTTAGGTGTTGAACTGCCCAAGATGGTCTATGGTCATGGCTGGCTGGTGGTTGAAGGCGATAAAATGAGCAAGTCTAAGGGCAATGTTATTGACCCTATTGCTCTTATCGACGAGTTCGGGTCTGACGCCATCCGGTACTTCCTGCTCAGAGAAATTGCCCTTGGGCTTGATGGTAATTTTTCGCGGGACGCGCTTATCAGCCGCATTAATGCCGATTTGGCCAACGACCTTGGCAACTTGCTGCACCGCAGTCTTAACATGATTGGCCGGTTTAACGGCGGCGTAATTGAGGCGCCCGGAGAAACCGAGGCTATCGACCAGGAATTGCACGACTTGGCCCGGACCACTGTTGCGCAATACGAGAAACACATGGAACATCAGGATATCAATACTGCGCTTAAGGAAGTATGGGCCCTTATCGGCCGCACCAACAAATATATTGATGAGACCGCACCATGGGCGCTGGCTAAAGACCCGGCCAAGAAAGACCGGCTCAACACGGTACTTTACAACCTGGCCGAGGTGCTCAGAATTGCCGCCATCTTAATTTCACCGTTTATGCCGGTAACTGCCCCGAAAATTTGGGCGCAGCTTGGCATTAAGACAGATTTTGCCAGTGTAACATTAGGCGAAGCCCAGGCTTGGGGACGCCTGCCGGCAGGCACTATTGTCGCCCAACCGGAGCCACTGTTTCCCCGCATTGAAGACAAACCGGCGGCAGAGGCTGAAACAAAACCGGTCCAAACCGTAGCAACCGCAGCGCCTAAAGCTGAGACAACTGACCAACCGTCTTGCTTGCCGGAAATCACCATTGATGAATTTGCCAAACTTGACCTCAGAGTAGCTAAAGTCCTGGCGGCCGAGAAGGTTAAGAAAGCCGATAAGCTGTTGCTCTTGACTGTTGATTTGGGCACCGAGCAGCGTACCATCATTTCCGGCATTGCCAAGCATTATGAACCTGAACAGTTAGTTGGGCAAAATGTGGTCATGGTAGTTAATTTGAAACCGGCAAAAATCCGGGGCATTGAGTCGCGGGGCATGGTACTGGCTGCATCCTGTGACGATAAGCTGCAGCTTGTTACTGCTGATATGCCGCCTGGCAGCAAGGTGAAGTAA
- the dtd3 gene encoding D-aminoacyl-tRNA deacylase: MLFDSHAHIDDKRFDADREDVIKRAAEAGLIGILNAGACMESSARSVALAQRHDMVFAAVGIHPHDAKDAADGDYDQLAAWHSQAKVVAIGEIGLDYYYDLSPREIQRQVFIRQIDVARQLNKPIIIHDRDAHGDVLAIVKKEAKGLTGVFHCFSGSVEMAKEVIKLGFYVSFAGPVTYAKDGKLKEVAASVPLERLLVETDCPYLTPQPYRGRRNEPAHVKYTAEEVARVRGLEFAALAEAATANTKELFGIVL; encoded by the coding sequence ATGTTGTTTGATTCACATGCCCATATTGATGACAAGCGTTTTGATGCCGACCGGGAAGATGTAATCAAACGTGCGGCTGAGGCCGGGCTTATAGGCATATTAAATGCCGGTGCCTGTATGGAATCGTCGGCGCGGTCAGTGGCGCTTGCTCAGCGTCACGACATGGTGTTTGCGGCGGTCGGCATCCACCCGCATGATGCTAAAGACGCCGCAGATGGTGACTACGATCAGTTGGCTGCCTGGCATTCGCAGGCCAAAGTTGTCGCTATAGGCGAAATTGGCCTTGATTATTACTATGATTTATCACCCCGCGAAATTCAGCGGCAGGTATTTATCCGTCAAATTGACGTAGCGCGTCAACTTAATAAACCGATTATTATCCATGACCGGGACGCGCATGGCGATGTGCTGGCTATTGTTAAAAAGGAAGCTAAAGGCCTGACCGGTGTATTCCATTGTTTTTCGGGCAGCGTGGAGATGGCCAAGGAAGTAATTAAGCTGGGCTTTTACGTTTCTTTTGCCGGACCGGTGACTTATGCCAAAGACGGCAAACTTAAAGAAGTTGCGGCAAGCGTGCCGCTGGAACGTTTGTTAGTCGAGACCGACTGCCCGTATCTTACACCCCAGCCGTACCGGGGCCGCCGCAATGAGCCGGCTCATGTCAAGTACACGGCTGAGGAAGTGGCCCGTGTCCGGGGTTTGGAATTTGCGGCGCTGGCCGAAGCGGCAACTGCTAATACTAAAGAGCTGTTTGGTATTGTCCTATAA
- the bacA_1 gene encoding Vitamin B12 transport ATP-binding protein BacA, producing the protein MLKGLVYLSGLNRNFLKHTWEIIREYWCSEEKWRAWGLLAVIVTLNLGHVYILVLINQWYNRFYNALQNFDKDEFFSALGEFSLLAGIFIIVAVYELYLQQMLEIKWRRWMTQNYLSSWLKNQTYYRLQLIDNNTDNPDQRISEDLRLFTNYTLRLALGLLKSVVTLGSFIAILWQLSGALTLPFGGQQLTIYGYMVWVAVLYAIIGTWLTHKIGKPLVKLNFNQQRYEADFRFSLVRLRENCESIAFYGGEAREGQSFMIRFGHVLDNFWKIMQRQKQLTWFTSGYGQIAIIFPILVAAPRYFAKEIQLGGLLQTASAFGKVQDALSFFVDSYPLLAEWKSVVDRLTGFIGNMHKVSEPPQPSAVMQTASVPVLAVTGLNINLPDGRRILTELNLSLTAGESLLVAGPSGSGKSTLLRTLSGLWPYAQGCITLPENGNFLFLPQKSYLPLGTLRDTLLYPGPKRQVSDEEITQAMSLCKLDWLKNHLDRIEDWSHVLSLGEQQRIAFVRALIHKPEWLFMDEATSALDEPTERVLYALLREQLPGTAMVSVGHRNTLNSYHQKKLTLDGAGNWRLLNL; encoded by the coding sequence TTGCTGAAGGGACTGGTGTACTTGTCTGGCTTGAACCGTAACTTTCTTAAACATACCTGGGAAATTATCCGTGAGTACTGGTGTTCAGAAGAAAAGTGGCGGGCCTGGGGACTGCTCGCGGTAATTGTAACTCTTAATCTAGGCCATGTGTATATATTGGTTCTAATCAATCAATGGTACAATCGGTTTTACAATGCCCTGCAAAACTTTGACAAAGACGAATTTTTCAGCGCATTGGGTGAATTCAGCCTGTTAGCCGGAATTTTTATCATAGTGGCTGTGTATGAGCTCTATCTCCAGCAAATGCTTGAGATTAAATGGCGGCGCTGGATGACGCAAAACTATTTGAGCAGTTGGCTCAAAAATCAGACCTATTACCGGTTGCAGCTTATTGACAATAACACCGATAACCCGGACCAACGCATAAGCGAGGATTTACGTCTGTTTACCAATTATACGCTGAGACTGGCATTAGGTTTATTAAAATCGGTGGTTACCCTGGGATCATTTATCGCTATTCTCTGGCAGTTATCAGGTGCGCTTACCCTTCCCTTTGGTGGGCAGCAACTGACTATTTACGGTTATATGGTGTGGGTAGCTGTCTTATATGCTATCATAGGCACCTGGCTGACCCATAAAATTGGCAAGCCGTTGGTTAAACTTAATTTTAACCAACAACGCTATGAAGCAGATTTCCGGTTTAGTTTGGTGAGACTCCGTGAAAACTGCGAAAGTATTGCTTTTTATGGGGGTGAAGCCCGTGAAGGCCAGTCGTTTATGATTCGATTTGGCCATGTTCTTGATAATTTTTGGAAAATTATGCAGCGTCAGAAGCAATTGACCTGGTTTACTTCTGGCTATGGCCAAATAGCAATAATCTTTCCTATTTTAGTGGCCGCTCCCCGTTATTTCGCCAAGGAAATCCAGCTCGGCGGCTTGCTCCAAACAGCTTCAGCTTTTGGTAAAGTACAGGACGCTTTATCTTTTTTTGTTGATAGCTACCCGTTGCTGGCTGAATGGAAGTCGGTTGTTGACCGGCTTACCGGGTTTATCGGCAATATGCATAAAGTAAGCGAGCCTCCTCAACCCAGCGCTGTTATGCAAACGGCATCTGTTCCCGTATTGGCAGTGACCGGGTTAAACATTAATTTGCCTGATGGGCGGAGAATACTGACTGAACTTAATTTGTCGTTAACTGCGGGTGAATCGCTCTTGGTGGCAGGACCCTCAGGCAGCGGCAAAAGTACTCTGCTAAGGACATTATCCGGATTATGGCCGTATGCCCAGGGCTGTATCACGCTTCCTGAGAACGGGAATTTTTTGTTTTTACCGCAAAAATCCTATCTCCCGTTAGGCACTTTGCGTGATACTCTGCTCTATCCCGGCCCCAAACGGCAGGTATCTGACGAAGAAATTACCCAAGCCATGTCATTGTGTAAGCTTGACTGGCTGAAAAACCATCTTGACAGGATAGAGGACTGGTCGCATGTATTGTCATTAGGGGAGCAACAGCGGATTGCCTTTGTCCGGGCGCTTATCCACAAACCCGAGTGGTTGTTTATGGATGAAGCTACGTCGGCGCTTGATGAACCTACTGAACGTGTGCTCTATGCTTTACTGCGCGAACAGTTGCCAGGAACTGCCATGGTCAGTGTCGGCCATCGTAATACCCTAAACAGCTACCACCAAAAGAAGTTAACTTTAGACGGTGCCGGCAATTGGAGGTTGCTTAATTTATAA
- the rnmV gene encoding Ribonuclease M5, giving the protein MIKEVIVVEGKQDIAAVRRAVEAECIATEGFNLLPRCLSRIEQAYKKRGIIILTDPDSAGERIRKYLTQRFPEAKHAFVPREQATANDDIGIEQASPAAIREALSKVRMHEWQSSNQFTWHDIMAAGLSGVADAALRRARVGQRLGIGYANAKSFLYRLNNYGVTRAEFDEALKELDTATSQSDAMEEP; this is encoded by the coding sequence ATGATTAAAGAAGTCATTGTGGTTGAAGGCAAACAAGATATTGCCGCTGTCAGGCGGGCGGTAGAGGCCGAGTGCATTGCCACCGAGGGGTTTAACTTATTGCCGCGTTGTCTAAGCCGGATTGAGCAAGCTTATAAGAAAAGGGGTATCATAATTTTGACCGACCCTGACAGCGCCGGTGAACGTATTCGCAAGTATCTTACCCAGCGTTTTCCAGAAGCCAAGCATGCCTTTGTACCACGGGAACAGGCTACAGCCAACGATGATATCGGGATTGAGCAGGCTTCACCTGCGGCAATCCGGGAAGCTTTGAGCAAAGTGCGTATGCATGAGTGGCAATCATCAAACCAATTTACCTGGCACGATATTATGGCGGCCGGGTTAAGCGGTGTGGCAGATGCTGCCCTACGACGGGCAAGAGTTGGTCAACGCCTGGGCATAGGCTACGCCAATGCGAAAAGCTTTTTATACAGGTTAAACAATTATGGCGTTACCCGTGCCGAATTTGATGAAGCGCTAAAGGAGCTGGATACTGCAACCAGTCAAAGCGACGCAATGGAGGAACCGTAA
- the rsmA gene encoding Ribosomal RNA small subunit methyltransferase A translates to MGIKPCIAQKDVTLHILKTFGIHMSKKLGQNFLIDGHVVDGIVAAAQVAAGDAVLEIGPGIGTLTQGLAETGAEVTAVELDRRLLDVLNRTLEGYNNVKIVHGDILKIDISREISRKKYKVVANLPYYITTPIIMKLLEEKLPVEVLVTMVQKEVAERMVARPGGKDYGALSVAVQYYTEPEIMFIVPPKAFIPSPAVESAVIRCTVRPEPPVKVDSEKMFFRVVKAAFAQRRKTLANALKAGGLDKEAVDKVLAAAGIDGGRRGEQLSLAEFASIANAWVKHI, encoded by the coding sequence ATGGGAATTAAGCCGTGTATTGCGCAAAAAGACGTAACCCTGCATATTTTAAAAACTTTTGGCATTCATATGAGCAAAAAATTGGGGCAGAATTTTCTCATTGATGGCCATGTTGTTGACGGTATCGTAGCGGCGGCCCAGGTTGCCGCCGGCGATGCCGTGCTGGAAATAGGGCCGGGAATCGGTACCCTGACCCAGGGGTTGGCCGAAACCGGGGCTGAGGTTACGGCAGTTGAGCTTGACCGTCGCTTGTTGGATGTACTGAATAGAACGCTGGAAGGGTATAATAATGTCAAAATCGTGCATGGCGATATATTGAAAATCGACATTTCCCGGGAAATAAGCAGGAAAAAATACAAGGTTGTCGCCAATCTGCCATATTATATTACGACACCCATTATTATGAAACTTTTGGAGGAAAAATTACCGGTAGAAGTTCTGGTGACTATGGTGCAAAAAGAGGTGGCTGAGCGCATGGTGGCCAGGCCGGGTGGTAAAGACTACGGGGCGCTGTCAGTAGCGGTTCAGTATTATACTGAACCGGAAATTATGTTTATTGTGCCGCCAAAAGCGTTTATACCTTCTCCGGCGGTGGAATCGGCTGTTATCCGCTGCACGGTTCGTCCTGAACCGCCGGTTAAGGTCGACAGTGAAAAAATGTTTTTCCGCGTGGTCAAAGCGGCTTTTGCCCAGCGCCGCAAAACGTTGGCAAATGCTCTTAAAGCCGGCGGTCTGGATAAAGAAGCAGTAGATAAGGTGCTGGCTGCTGCCGGAATTGACGGCGGGCGGCGCGGCGAGCAACTATCGCTTGCTGAGTTTGCGTCTATAGCCAATGCCTGGGTAAAACATATATAA
- the yabG gene encoding Sporulation-specific protease YabG, which yields MDIEVGDLVIRKSHGGDIVFKVADIFVDDSQQIHCVLKGLHLRLMADSPIDDLQRIDAEHLRNEIVRMETMCNDILRRVMVRRSREREQVELRRSEATKKFTFFDLPGRVLHLDGDEEYLKMCLKTYDHLNIDAEGRWAEEAKQADVVMDLLAEFRPDILILTGHDALTGLGKKDLSDINNYRNSKHFVAAVKKARIFEPSRDDLVIFAGACQSHFEAILSSGANFASSPNRIFIHAYDPVFIAEKVAFTPINKTVKQMRKSYPCLWVANGETKIRNLFRGV from the coding sequence GTGGACATTGAAGTAGGCGACCTGGTCATAAGGAAATCTCACGGCGGCGATATTGTTTTTAAAGTTGCTGATATCTTTGTTGATGATTCACAGCAAATCCACTGTGTGCTTAAGGGCTTGCACCTCAGACTCATGGCTGACTCACCGATAGATGATTTACAGCGAATTGATGCCGAACATCTTCGTAATGAGATTGTGCGCATGGAAACTATGTGTAATGATATACTCAGGCGGGTCATGGTACGCCGCAGCCGGGAACGTGAGCAAGTTGAGCTCAGACGCTCTGAGGCCACCAAAAAATTTACTTTTTTTGATTTACCCGGCAGGGTGCTGCACCTTGACGGAGATGAGGAATATCTTAAAATGTGCTTAAAAACATATGACCATCTTAATATTGACGCAGAGGGACGATGGGCAGAAGAAGCTAAGCAGGCTGATGTTGTTATGGACTTATTAGCGGAATTTAGGCCTGACATACTTATTCTCACCGGTCATGATGCCTTGACCGGTCTCGGTAAAAAAGATTTGAGTGATATCAATAATTATCGCAACTCCAAGCATTTTGTTGCAGCTGTGAAAAAGGCCCGGATATTTGAGCCGTCCCGGGATGATTTAGTCATATTTGCCGGGGCGTGTCAGTCTCATTTCGAAGCCATCCTGTCATCTGGGGCCAATTTCGCCAGCTCGCCCAACCGCATTTTCATTCATGCCTATGACCCGGTCTTTATTGCTGAAAAAGTGGCTTTTACTCCTATCAACAAGACTGTTAAGCAAATGCGAAAAAGCTACCCCTGTCTATGGGTGGCTAATGGCGAAACCAAAATTCGAAATCTTTTCCGAGGCGTTTAA
- a CDS encoding Peptidoglycan-N-acetylglucosamine deacetylase, producing MRQWFFFLCCVLPLLLLAQNQVNLELWYKNHIVKSVTTTHKVVALTFDDGPHYKTTPKILDVLKEKQVRATFFILGVNAKNSPQILARELADGHELGNHGYSHKHLTEMTKENVEQEMSRTEEIIMALAPKPVIFRPPGGFFDKKVLETAEEKGYTTVLWTIDPHDWARPPMQKVVNEVLDNIKPGSIILMHDGQYPLPTPEAIVYVIDNLRQQGYEFVTVSELLQYSEFEKVRHSYNIYNW from the coding sequence ATGCGACAGTGGTTTTTCTTCTTATGCTGTGTTTTACCGTTACTCTTGCTTGCTCAAAATCAGGTAAACCTCGAATTATGGTATAAAAATCATATTGTTAAAAGCGTAACCACAACTCACAAGGTAGTAGCCCTAACATTTGATGACGGTCCCCATTATAAAACCACACCCAAAATTCTTGATGTATTAAAAGAAAAGCAGGTACGGGCAACTTTCTTTATATTAGGTGTAAATGCTAAGAATTCCCCCCAAATTTTGGCACGGGAATTAGCTGACGGCCACGAGCTTGGTAATCATGGCTACAGTCATAAACATTTAACTGAGATGACCAAAGAAAATGTTGAACAGGAAATGAGCCGGACCGAAGAGATAATTATGGCATTGGCCCCTAAGCCAGTGATTTTTCGTCCTCCAGGAGGATTTTTTGATAAAAAAGTATTAGAAACGGCAGAAGAAAAAGGATATACTACTGTTCTTTGGACAATTGATCCTCATGATTGGGCACGCCCGCCCATGCAAAAAGTTGTCAATGAAGTATTGGACAATATCAAACCCGGAAGTATTATTCTTATGCATGACGGTCAGTATCCGTTACCTACCCCGGAAGCAATCGTATATGTAATAGATAATTTAAGACAGCAGGGTTATGAATTTGTCACTGTGAGTGAGCTGTTACAGTACTCTGAATTTGAAAAAGTCAGGCACTCATACAATATTTATAATTGGTAG
- the cphB gene encoding Cyanophycinase, giving the protein MSDKSADNKSGPSGSLLIIGGNEDKTAECLVLRKFIEMAGGRDSRIVVIATATGQPRAVGSEYQEIFSSLGAYEVTIMAMANREIANQSRQAEFIKDASGIFFTGGDQLRLTSILGGSAVDAAIRIAFAKGAVVAGTSAGAAVMSETMIIGGNSKDAPKKSSLSMAHGMGFLSEVVIDQHFAQRGRMNRLLAAVAQNPHVLGVGIDEDTALIVGPDRRCEVIGSQTVTIIDGKNIIYSNISESNPGQPLAISNLLLHILPAGFAFDLNIRLPIQLDNH; this is encoded by the coding sequence ATGAGTGATAAATCAGCGGACAATAAATCTGGGCCGTCAGGCAGCCTGCTTATTATTGGCGGTAATGAGGATAAAACCGCCGAGTGCTTAGTATTGCGCAAATTCATTGAAATGGCCGGTGGCCGGGACAGCCGCATTGTTGTTATAGCTACCGCTACCGGGCAACCGCGGGCAGTTGGTAGCGAATATCAAGAGATATTTTCTTCACTGGGCGCGTATGAGGTTACAATTATGGCTATGGCCAACCGGGAGATAGCCAACCAAAGCCGGCAAGCGGAATTTATAAAAGACGCCAGTGGTATATTTTTTACTGGCGGCGACCAACTGCGTCTGACCAGTATTCTGGGCGGCTCGGCAGTTGATGCCGCTATTCGCATTGCTTTTGCAAAAGGGGCGGTTGTTGCCGGGACAAGTGCTGGTGCGGCTGTAATGAGTGAGACTATGATTATTGGGGGCAACTCCAAGGATGCTCCTAAAAAGTCGTCACTCAGCATGGCTCATGGCATGGGTTTTTTGAGCGAGGTAGTCATTGACCAGCATTTTGCCCAACGGGGGCGGATGAATCGCCTGCTGGCTGCTGTGGCGCAAAATCCGCATGTGCTCGGAGTCGGCATCGATGAAGATACGGCGTTAATAGTCGGTCCTGACCGGCGTTGTGAAGTAATAGGATCGCAGACTGTAACCATTATCGACGGCAAAAATATTATTTATTCCAATATATCGGAATCCAACCCGGGACAGCCGTTAGCTATATCCAACCTGCTGCTGCACATTCTGCCGGCAGGATTTGCCTTTGATTTAAACATTAGGTTACCGATTCAGCTTGATAACCACTAG